DNA sequence from the Penaeus vannamei isolate JL-2024 chromosome 32, ASM4276789v1, whole genome shotgun sequence genome:
TAAAGGTCCAGGCAGATGGTGCGCGATGAATGCAATGGCCAGCTGGTTCGGGACCTTCTGTTATGGCCGAAAATGACCAATACACAAAAATGACCGAAGCGAtggcaaaacaaataaataaataaagagaaacacagGGGATGCCTTTTTCCAAGCATGCAGCACGGAAtgtgaatttttatttatttttatttttttattatttattttttattattatttattttatattttattttatcattattattttttttttttttttgtaatattgttGTTGTGACTACAGTTGGATGAAGATAAAATGGTTAATTTTCACTAATTTcatgaaacacatacacagacacacacacacacacacacacacacacacacacacacacacacacacacacacacacacacacacacacacacactcacatgcaaaaacaaaaacaattaaatatcAGACATAGATATTAGATTAATGATTATAGACTTTATAACTGAATTAATTATAATGTTAActagatctatatatatctttgttattgatattacgtTTTCACTCCAATagaaataattttattttctctcatgtaTAATAATCTAATAACTTTATTTTTAGTTAAAACAGAATATAAAGAGCTTTCACAATCGAATAAAATATTGGTAGGTATAcaaatcaacattattttttgtctgtttgttttagaaATAATTAAATTTTCTCTCATGTATAATAATCTAATAACTTTATTTTCAGTTAAAACAGAATATAAAGAGCTTTCACAATCGAATAAAATTAAGGTAGGTATAcaaatcaacattattttttgtttgtttgttttagaaatAATTAAATTTTCTCTCATGTATAATAATCTAATAACTTTATTTTCAGTTAAAACAGAATATAAAGAGCTTTCGCAATCGAATAAAATAAAGGTAGGTATAcaaatcaacattattttttgtttgtttgttttagaaatCATTAAATTTTCTCTCATGTATAATAATCTAATAACTTTATTTTTAGTTAAAACAGAATATAAAGAGTTTTCACAATCGAATAAAATATTGGTAGGTATAcaaatcaacattattttttgtttgtttgttttagaaatCATTAAATTTTCTCTCATGTATAATAATCTAATAACTTTATTTTTagttaaaacaaaatataaagagtTTTCACAATCGAATAAAATATTGGTAGGTATAcaaatcaacattattttttgtttgtttgttttagaaatCATTAAATTTTCTCTCATGTATAATAATCTAATAACTTTATTTTCAGTTAAAACAGAATATAAAGAGCTTTCACAATCGAATAAAATATTGGTAGATATAcaaatcaacattattttttgtttgtttgttttagaaatAATTAAATTTTCTCTCATGTTTTATAATCTAATAACTTTATTTTTAGTTAAAACAGAATATAAAGAGTTTTCACAATCGAATAAAATATTGGTAGGTATAcaaatcaacattattttttgtttgtttgttttagaaatCATTAAATTTTCTCTCATGTATAATAATCTAATAACTTTATTTTTAGTTAAAACAGAATATAAAGAGCTTTCACGATCGAATAAAATAAAGGTAGGTATAcaaatcaacattattttttgtttgtttgtttttttacgtcCGAATGCAAATCCCTGTAGCCTCGTGGTGTGTTCAGCCCGGATGTTCAATTATCTGAATTTAACATCAAATGTGTTTTTCAGGCacgaataatttatatatacatgcatgtgtgtgtgtgtttgtttgtgtgtgtttgtgtttgcgtgtgtttgtgtgtgtttgtttgtgtgtgtgtgtgtgtgtgtgtgtgcgtgtttgtttgtgtgtttgtttgtgtaagtgtgtgcgtttgtgtgtgtgtgcttgtgtgtgcgtgtgtgcgtgtgtgcgtgtgtgtgttgtgtgtgcgtttgtgtgtgtgtgtgtgtgtgtgtgtgtgtgtatgtgtgtgtgtgtgtgtgttgtgtgtgtttgtgtgtgtgtttgtgtgtgtgtgtgtttgtgtgtgtgtgtgtgtgtgtgtgtgcgtgtgtgtgtatgtgtgtgttgtgtgtgtttgtgtttgtgtttgtgtgtgtttgttttgtgtgtgtgtgtgttgtgtgtgtgtgcgtttgtgtgtgtgtgcgtgtattttgtttgtgtaagtgtgtgcgtttgtgtttgtttgtgtaagtgtgtgcgtttgtgtgtgtgtgcgtgtgtgtgcgtgtgtgcgtgtgtgtgttgtgtgtgcgtttgtgtgtgtgtgtgagcgtatgtatctgtgcctgtgtgtgagtgtgagcgtatgtgtgtatgtacgtgtgtgtgttatctccAATTTCTTCTTCTGCAActttcgcctttttctctctccttcgtcgccGCCAAAATACCCTCATATACAAAGTTATCTGTCGATGTCAATGGCATTTCCCTTGTCCGTTTCACATTATCATCgtttccgtttctcttcctcgttatttcttcttcgctctcccatttcctctttcgttGCGGTGGGGATGTGTGCTTCTGtcgttttcttctctgtctgattctctctctctcccgctcgtctctctctctctctctctctctctctctctctctctctctctctctctctctctctctctctctctctctctgtctgtctctctctgtctctctctctctctctctccattctctctctctctctctctctctctctctctctctctctctctctctctctctctctctctctctctctctctctctctctctctctctctctctctctctctctctctctctatctctctctctctctctctctctctctctctctctctctctctctctctccctctctccctctctctctctctccattctctctctcctctctctcttctctctctcttctctctctctctctctctctctctctctctctctctctctctctctctctctctctctctctctctctctctctctctctctctctctctctctctctctctctctctctctctctctctctctctctctctctctctctctctctctctctctccctctctctctatctcttctcatttttctccttttcattcattgttatctcttcccctttattaGCTAATTAGTCCCCCGAATCCTCAATCGCACTttttctctcgccctcactctcctcccccttattctcattctccttgccttctcttctccctcattaccCTCCATTTTTCCCTCATTCCCACGTCCTTTAATCGATTCTCattacttcccttctccctcattcttgtgTCGCCCtcattattctttctccctttctctcactccctctatcctccctttctctgtctctcttgcgttctcctcctttctccctttctccttacattcactccctcatactccctctccttctccctctctctctcgtctcctctcctcccctttctcctcatttccctgtTTATTCTCgttcataccctctctctctcatcctcattctccccttcttattccattcttaccttttcctcttttatctcacttttcctttctccatcattcttacACCCTTCTCTTATCACTCCTCTTCCATCTACCGGTCATCCTCATTCCAGCCTTCTCCTTGTCTTTATCTCAATTATTCCTTACtgtctcattttcctcttattttcatttttttcctcctccttacccctcacctTTCACTCACACTATACCTCACTACACCTCACTGTACGATTCACACTGTACAAAATCATACCACAATATATTCACTCAGTAACACGCTACACCATACTACACTACGCCACACTTTGTAGCTTTACACCATCCCGCACTATACCACTCACCAAAGCACAATTGTTTATCAAAATTACTTACACTGCAACATAATGATACCTAGTATTACACTATACCCTGTACAGATATGTtacattgtattattatcatttttaacttcTACACTATTTCACATCACTACATCATATAATATGCTCTACACTACAGACCATTACGTCCACGCTACACCACACTATACCACCCGACGCCACGCTACACCCACCACCCATTCCTGTAAGCAATGGTGTATACCACATTATACCACTCAACATATCTGCCATATCTGACACCCACTGTAGACTACAACATCCTCCACATCCATAGCACATCACACAATATCCCTTACACCCACACTACACCATACAACACCACACCTCATCACTCTACACCACGTACCCATTTTCCCAAGTAATAACTTATACCAGATGATGACACACTACACCACACTACCATATCGCTTACACTTACATAACACCACACAGTAACCCTTTCAACCCTGCTACATCATACTACACCACACTACACCATCCAACACTACCCAGGACCCCTCTACACCACCCAACAAAACTCAACACTAGTCTACACCACACTACACCACCCAACACCAGTCACCAGTACTCCAGTCTACCACCCTTTTACCCAACACCACTGGCATACCCTACACCATCCAACACCACCCAATACTACActacatccccaccaccacccaacacCATACTACCCCAGTCCCCCACCACCCAGTACCCCTCTGCCCTCCTCAATCCTAGAAGCAACGACCGTCCGCCACCACCTCTACACCACCCAACACCACCTCTACACCACCTCAACACCACTCCTACACCACCCAACACCACTCTACACCACTCAACACCCAACACCACCCAGTACTCCTCTACACCACCCAACACCCACTACTACACCAGTCCCCCACCACCCAACACCACCCTACACCACCCAACACCACCCAACACCACCCAGTACCCCTCTACACCACCCAACACCACCCTACACCACCCAACACCACCCTACACCACCCAACACCACCCTACACCACCCAACACCACCCTACACCACCCAACACCACCCAACACCACCCAACACCACCCAACACCACCCTCTACACCAACGACGGTCCGCCAAGTAACTGCATGCCATCACGACGACCTCGCCCAAGCACTCCCAATCAGCGAGGCGTGATTGGAAGGCTGTGATTTCACGACCCTTGGAGatcagggggggggagagggggggaggaagaggagggagggagatcaggggggagagagaggggggtgggagggaggtagggagagggatgcggggaagggagagggagggagaggggagtgggaggaaggggagagagagtgggagggagggagagagagaggagagggagagggagagagagagaggagagggagggagggagggagggagagagggagggagggaggagggagggagagggagagaaagagaaaatagaggagggagaagagagaaaagagagagagaagagagaagaagagagagaagagagaagagagagagagagagagagagagagagagagagagagagagagagagagagagagagaataggtcaAAGCAGGGCGAAGCAGGTCAGGTCAGATCAAGGAGGAATGGGTTGGTGCGGctgggcggaggggagagggaggaggttgtagGGTGGTGCgtggatgggtgtttgtgtgtgtgtgggagggaggttgtgtgtatgtgtgtgggtgtgtttgtttgtgtgaagggatgtttgtgattgcgtgtatttgtgattgtgtgtatgtgtgtgtgtgtgtgtgtctttgagtgtgtgtgtgtgtgtgtgtgttaagctgGGTCGAATTTGAAAACGAATTTTGTACCTgttcatgatgatatatatatatttttctacatatgtatttttttcttattattatttctttcttcttcttcttataatcttcttactcttattctctttcttcttttagttttttccGATATAGATTACCTTTACTACGTCTCAGAGAAAGTATAAGATAAAGTACTTCATGCTAAGAATTGTAAAACGATAAAGCCACTTTTACTAGCACAATATATtggtctttctttcatttcatgcCAGGTGTTGACACTTCAAAATGATCTTTTAAGTGTGAAAACAACCCTGGAGAtgtagatgtagaaaaggtacgaatgagaatggataatcttcacaatacaagagatgtatttgaaaaggtttcgattatatcttcttcagaaattcatgtataactgacgaagacgtaatcgaaaccggtcaactacatctcttgtattgtgaagatattcgttctcattcataccttttctatatttaacaacatgaatacggttcatctggAAATGCAGAGTTATCTTAAAGTAGGAAAATAACCATGGATATGCAAGACATTGATAGGATTATCTAAATGTTATGTCACTTTGGTGTCTCCCTGTAAGACAAAGATCTATCTATTTTgacatctctttctccccttcctctgcccgttccctcttctttcttccctcttccattatcCTGCCCTTCTCCTGTCCCTTTTCTATCTTGTCCCgctttcttcgtcctcctctcttcttcctttctcattctatttctatttcctctcctttttctctcaattttagCTCCATTTCTCCGTCCCTTTACatccttttagtctctctctttccccatctttctccctctctctctccattcccatattagcttttcctctctttctccattcccatattcgcttctcctctctctctctctctctctctctctctctctctctctctctctctatatatatatatatatatatatatatatatatctatctatctatctatctatctatctatcttccttccctctctccctctcttccctctcccccttcccatcttcccatcccttcctcacctccctccccctctttctccccacccctcccacacacccttcctcccccttcccctctctccctccccttcccccttcctccagcaCCCCACTATTGCTCCCTTGCAACATGCAATGGATCTTCAAGCACAGTTCTGGGAAAACCTGATTCTATGACAGAATTCTCGAAATGGCTCACAATGcaatatgctttctctctctctctttctttcagcgcTGGCATCTCTGGGAGAATCATTcctttctgaaaaaaaataaaaaataaaaaatcacacacaaaaaagagaaaaaaagaaaaaaaatgtgtgtgtgtgtgtgtgtgtgtttgtgtgtgtgtgtgtgtgtttgtatttgtatatacgtgtgtgtgtgtgtgtgtgtgcgtgtgtgtttatatatatatatatatatatatatatatatatatatatatatatatatatatatatatagatatcaatatagatagatagagagagagatattaacagacagacagacagatagatgtgtagagaaacagacagacagacagatagatagacaaagaaggcagatagaaaaatacacagatagatacacatctaTTTGAAATCCCTTTAAGAGCTAACCTTCGGACACGTAAAACAAATCCCGCCTTTATATAAAATCAATCAACATCATCTTTGTTCTGTATCTGATTAATTCCTTTCTTGATTAGCCACATATTGGGTATGATTAGGTGATTGGAAAgactaaaaagtaaaaataaaaggggggggtgagtgaggtaCGCAATTTTGAGTTTAATGAGGGAATGAAATGTGTTTGAATGCTTGGCAATTGGCTTGTCATGCCATGTCcgaatttgtttgtgtttgtttgttgtttttggtgtgtttgtttgtgtctttgttgttgttgtgatactattgttgtgtttttttttcaatttttatttgtttttttagtatCATGTGgattctttttattactgttgtcgttTTGATCTTTaaatttatgattattgttattagcatctttattattgtagcactgtcatcatccttaccactgttattttcattattgttattattataataataattattattattaacattgttattttgcTACCATTGtaatttatcaccattattattgttttgctcgttattattgttatcattattttttcattaataatattactgttataattattatcatcattattgtctgactatcattgttattattttttcattattattgttattatccttatcattactattaccattttcttgattttgaatatttattattattattattattattattattattattattattatcatgattatcattatcctaattatcattataattatcatgattatcattatcattagtattatcgtaatcaccatcgccatcttcattatcattatagttataattagtagcattgctgttcttgttattgctgttgttattatcattatcattattatcactatcattattattactattatcattattatcattatcatcattattattaccatttttgtgatcatcagtatcattattttgattatcattcttatcatttctttattattcttatttttgttattggaattatcatttttatcattattatgaatttaatattatctcttattattggcatcatcatttttttccattatcattattgttattgttttattactgttaccatcatcattattattatcattgtcattatcatcattattactgttactattattattattaacgttattttcattatcattattataattattattattatcatcattattattgtcattattattattattattattattattatcatcattcccatcatcatcatcatcatcatcattatcataatcattattattatgatattcattatcattcttattatcattgctattatcaacgatgtaatcattattgttactatcatcaccgccatcattaccatcgtcattatcattataatcattatcatcattatcaccatcattatcattatcatcattatgactaccatgatcactacaattattattaccgttatcactaccatcattatgactactatcaccattatctccATTATGACTACCATTGTCACTGCCATCATTAtgactaccatcaccattatcttcattatgactaccatgattattatcaccattatgccTACCAttgtcactaccatcattatgcctaccattgcaattatcattaacactaacactaccattaccatcatcataaccaccattacCACTCCCATCATCAGCACCACAATCCCTCCAACGCACCTACCTTCCACAACGACCCGACGTCAGCCAGCGCGTGTCAGCCCCGTCAGCCGCCGCGACCCGACGTCAGCCAGCGCGTGTCAGCCCCGTCAGCCGCCGCCACGCACGTCATCACAGACAGGTCGAAGTGTCAGCAACGAGATCTACGAGAATTTACGTGTCGTTGCGGCGTTGGTGGTCCGGCGGGATCAATTGCAGTCGGCGCTTGTGCAACGtgcaagcaggcaggcagccatcaggaggcgaggcgaggcgagggaggaggtggcggtggctcGGAGAGACATATATCTGCTGGGAGTCGCTTTGTCTgccagaggagaagggagggaggggagaggaagggatggagggtttgtgaggaggggagagggggaaggggttgtttaTGGGTTGCTAGGGAGGGGGAtatgtgggggaaaagggggagggggggaaggaaggggcatgTTGtatagagggtggggaggggaaaggagggagtggggaaaagggggagatggggttgtttacgtgtttgtgggggatgggggaggggggttgtttgttgtttacgggttgtggggggagggagagatttgttgtctggggggagaggaggggggtatgcTGTTTACGTGttgtggaggtgaggggggatggggagggtgtgggatgttctgtggggggaaagggagggggagggaatgtattttatgtggggggaggggggagagatgtgtgttgtgtgtctggggggagagggagggggtgtatgttgTTGCATTACGtgttgtggggggagaggggtgtatgttgtgtgtatggggggagggggaggggaggggttttattttgtgtggggggaaggagaggaggagggggtgtatgttgtgtg
Encoded proteins:
- the LOC138867755 gene encoding uncharacterized protein encodes the protein MVYTTLYHSTYLPYLTPTVDYNILHIHSTSHNIPYTHTTPYNTTPHHSTPRTHFPNNPFNPATSYYTTLHHPTLPRTPLHHPTKLNTSLHHTTPPNTSHQYSSLPPFYPTPLAYPTPSNTTQYYTTSPPPPNTILPQSPTTQYPSALLNPRSNDRPPPPLHHPTPPLHHLNTTPTPPNTTLHHSTPNTTQYSSTPPNTHYYTSPPPPNTTLHHPTPPNTTQYPSTPPNTTLHHPTPPYTTQHHPTPPNTTLHHPTPPNTTQHHPTPPSTPTTVRQVTACHHDDLAQALPISEA